Proteins found in one Desulfopila inferna genomic segment:
- a CDS encoding universal stress protein, producing the protein MISKILVPIAFSKYSKGILNFASSLAKPLGARLLITNVVNERDIEAVERISSFGYKVDGDHYIATIQKERIGILETMLEELQIADDDYDFIFLAGDPSTELLRLVLKEHVDLVVMGTKAKDLRSIFTGSVAERMFRKSPVSIVSYRDKEIANALEKKLRKELHLKSAD; encoded by the coding sequence ATGATTAGCAAGATACTCGTTCCTATCGCCTTTTCCAAATATTCCAAAGGAATCCTGAATTTTGCCTCTTCTCTGGCAAAACCTCTCGGGGCCAGGCTGCTGATCACCAATGTAGTCAACGAACGGGATATTGAAGCCGTCGAGCGCATCTCCAGCTTCGGCTACAAGGTTGACGGAGATCACTATATCGCCACAATCCAGAAGGAAAGGATCGGAATTCTCGAGACGATGCTGGAAGAGCTCCAAATCGCTGATGATGACTATGACTTTATCTTTCTTGCGGGAGACCCCAGTACAGAGCTGCTCAGGCTTGTCCTCAAAGAACATGTCGACCTAGTAGTAATGGGGACCAAGGCCAAAGACCTGCGCAGTATCTTCACAGGTTCCGTGGCCGAAAGGATGTTCCGTAAATCTCCTGTCTCCATCGTCTCCTACCGTGATAAAGAAATCGCCAACGCACTGGAGAAGAAGCTCAGGAAGGAATTACATCTTAAATCTGCAGATTGA